The DNA window CGGGCCGCGTGCGGGCCGAGGTAATAGGGCACGAGGTCGCGGGCCAGCGGCGACAACCGCACCACCGCCTCGGCGTGGAACAGCCGGGCGCGGTAGTCCTCGGCCCAGGACGCCCAGTAGGTGGCGAGGTCGAAGTCGCCGGCGCGTTCGAAGCGGTCCGGCCGCTGGGTGAGTGAGCGGATCCGGCCGACGCGGTAACTGCGGAAGTCCCCGTCGACGCGGGCCGCGACGTACCAGACCCCCGTCTTGAGAACCAGGCCGTACGGCTCGAGCACGCGGGTGACCTCCTCCCGTCCCCACGGCTCGTAGCGCACCTCCACCAGGTGCTGGTTCCAGACCGCCTCGGCCAGCGCGGCCAGGTGCTCGGGGCTTTCCACCTCGCGGAACCAGTTCGGCGCGTCCAGGTGGAACCGCTCCCGGATCCGGCCGGCGCGTGAGCGCAGCTCCGGCGGCAGCGCGGCCAGCAGCTTCACCTGCGCGGCCGCGAGCACCGAGCCGAGGCCGAGCTCGGCCGCCGCGTCGTCGGGAATGCCGGCGAACAGCGACTCCGCCTCGTCGCCGGTCAGCCCGGTGAGGCGGGTCCGGAATCCGCCCAGCAGCTGGTAGCCGCCGGCCGGGCCGCGGTCGGCGTAGACGGGGACGCCCGCCGCCGACAGCGACTCGACGTCGCGGTAGACGGTGCGGACCGAGACCTCCAGCTCCCTGGCCAGATCGGGGGCGGTCATCCGGCCACGGGTCTGGAGCAGGAGCAGGAGGGACAGCAGTCGGCTGGCGCGCACCTTCGCTCCCTTCCGGCGCCTGCCCACTGAGCCTGCGCCGTTCGCTGGTCCCCGCGGTCTCGCGTTCTCCCCGCGGTGCGTTGGAATCTTCTCGTACTTACCTGACAGTAGTTGACAGGTATACCGGCGAGGGTTGGCCGCGTGCCCGACCGTGGGCATGAGCATCCCGACGAACCAGGGAGAAACCCACCCATGTCGAACGCCTCGACGCCCGCCACTGCGAGCTCGGCCGCCACTCCGAGCTCCCCCACCGACCCGAACGCGAGCACGGAAGCAGACGGCACGTTCGCCTACACCTCGTGGGAGGAGACCCAGCCGGAGCCGGGCGAGGAGCTTCCGCGGGTGGCACACGCGTACACGGCCAACACGTTCACCGGCGCGATCGACGGGACCGGCAGGGCCCACCACGTGATGTTCTACGGGCCGGGCGAGGGCCAGTGGGGAGCCGGCCGCTACCACGGCTACGAGAAGGTGGCCGGCACGGTCGCCGGCCGGACAGGCACCTTCGTCCTCGCCCACGACGGCGGGTTCGCCGACACCACGGTGCGCGCGGACTGGACTGTGGTGCCCGGGTCGGCCACCGGGGAGCTCGCCGGACTGTGCGGACGAGGAAGCTTCGTCGCCGAGCAGGGTGTCGGCGCGGTGGAGTACACCTTCGACTACGCCTTCGACGACCAGCAGCAGTGACCCCGACGGAGCAAAGGAGCCCCGTGATGAACGACACCGTCCGGCCCGAGTCGGCCGCCGGCACCGAATCCGCCACCCAGTTGTACGACGCCAGCACGGCCCGGATCGCAGCCCTCGTTCGCGACGCGGACCCGAGCACGCCCGTCGACGCCTGCCCGGGCTGGACCGTGGAGCAACTGGTCGCGCACCTGGCGGGCGGTCTCGGCGACTTCCTGGCCCGCCGGTTCGACCTGGCCCCCGGCGACGACTTCGGGGAGCGGACCGTGCGCGAACGTCGCGGGCAGGCCGTGGCCGAGTCGCTCGCGGAGTGGGAACGCCACCGAGCCGAAGCCGGCGACCTGCTCGCCTCGCCGATGGGCGGTGTGCTCGTCGCCGAGGTCGTCTCCCACGAACAGGACCTGCGAACCGCGCTGGGGCGACCCGGCGCGCGCACCGACCCCGGCGTCCGGGTCGGGCTGACCAGGCCGCTGGAGCAGATCGACCAGCGCCTGCGGGAGTCCGGCGGTCCGGCCGTCCGGCTGATGATCGACGACGAGAAGGAGCACCGGACCATCGGAGAAGGCGAGCCGGTCGCCACGCTGCGCGTCTCGGCGTACGACCTGCTGCGCACCATCGGTGGTCGACGTACGCACGACCAGGCGCGCGCTCTGGACTGGGACGGCGACGCCGAGGCGGCGCTGGACTCGCTGACCCTGTTCGGGAGCTTCCGCGACACTCCCTTGCGGGGCGAGTAGTCCGGCCAGGGCCGGGCGAGTCGAAGTCCGGGACACCGGAGAAGGAGTGGAGTCATGGCACTCGAGTTCGGGCGGGAGCAGGTGCTGGCGTACCGCGCCGCCGCGCAGGGCCTGGACCGGTCCACCGACGACCCGGACAAGCTGGCTGTGTTCGACCTCGGTGTGCAGCACAGCGCCGCGCACACCGCCCGGCTGGCCCTGTCGGCCCGGTTGCCCGACGGCGACGAGGACCCGTTCGCCGACGGGAGCGCGTACGCGGTGTTGTGGTCGGTACGCGGCGCTCCTCACCTGCACCGGCGCGCCGACCTCACCCACCTGGCCCGGGCACTGTGGCCCCGCGGCGAGGCGGACGCACACTCCCGGCTGGCCGCCGAACGCAAGCCGCTCAAGGAGGCGGGCATCGGCTCGCTGGAGGCGTTCGCCACGGCGGCGAAGGTGCTGCGGTCGGTGGTGACCAGGCCGATGCCGAAGGGCGAGGTGAGCTCGGCCGTCACCGAGAAGCTGCCGGACGCGTACTCCTACGACTGCCGGAGCTGCAAGGCCCGCCACGTCTACGGCGGGCTGCTGCAGCACGTCGGCCTGCCCGCCGGCGTACGCCAGGAGTTCGACACGTCCCCTCCGGTGCTGGCGCCGCTGGAGAAGCGGCCCGCGGTGCCCACCAAGCCGGCCGGCACCGCCGATGTCGTCCGTGCGTACCTCCGGTTGCACGGTCCGGCGACGGCCGCCGACGCGGCGAGCTACTTCGGCACCTCCCAGGCGGAGC is part of the Actinopolymorpha sp. NPDC004070 genome and encodes:
- a CDS encoding DUF3224 domain-containing protein is translated as MSNASTPATASSAATPSSPTDPNASTEADGTFAYTSWEETQPEPGEELPRVAHAYTANTFTGAIDGTGRAHHVMFYGPGEGQWGAGRYHGYEKVAGTVAGRTGTFVLAHDGGFADTTVRADWTVVPGSATGELAGLCGRGSFVAEQGVGAVEYTFDYAFDDQQQ
- a CDS encoding YafY family protein, producing MRASRLLSLLLLLQTRGRMTAPDLARELEVSVRTVYRDVESLSAAGVPVYADRGPAGGYQLLGGFRTRLTGLTGDEAESLFAGIPDDAAAELGLGSVLAAAQVKLLAALPPELRSRAGRIRERFHLDAPNWFREVESPEHLAALAEAVWNQHLVEVRYEPWGREEVTRVLEPYGLVLKTGVWYVAARVDGDFRSYRVGRIRSLTQRPDRFERAGDFDLATYWASWAEDYRARLFHAEAVVRLSPLARDLVPYYLGPHAARALRETAGPPDEHGWVRATLPIETPTHARMEFFRFGPDLEVLEPPELRDLMVRSAAEVTRLYADGPAG
- a CDS encoding maleylpyruvate isomerase family mycothiol-dependent enzyme, which gives rise to MNDTVRPESAAGTESATQLYDASTARIAALVRDADPSTPVDACPGWTVEQLVAHLAGGLGDFLARRFDLAPGDDFGERTVRERRGQAVAESLAEWERHRAEAGDLLASPMGGVLVAEVVSHEQDLRTALGRPGARTDPGVRVGLTRPLEQIDQRLRESGGPAVRLMIDDEKEHRTIGEGEPVATLRVSAYDLLRTIGGRRTHDQARALDWDGDAEAALDSLTLFGSFRDTPLRGE
- a CDS encoding winged helix DNA-binding domain-containing protein yields the protein MALEFGREQVLAYRAAAQGLDRSTDDPDKLAVFDLGVQHSAAHTARLALSARLPDGDEDPFADGSAYAVLWSVRGAPHLHRRADLTHLARALWPRGEADAHSRLAAERKPLKEAGIGSLEAFATAAKVLRSVVTRPMPKGEVSSAVTEKLPDAYSYDCRSCKARHVYGGLLQHVGLPAGVRQEFDTSPPVLAPLEKRPAVPTKPAGTADVVRAYLRLHGPATAADAASYFGTSQAELRHSWPDGLVEVRADGRKCWLPEEDLAALRGASAPDHVRLLPPLDPFLQSRDRDLLVPDPARQKEVWKILGNPGAVLVRGDVAGVWRARTAGRKRLAVTVRGFGRISRTERALLAEEAERMAGVRGLTEAAVTYET